One Desulfovibrio fairfieldensis genomic window carries:
- a CDS encoding sulfite exporter TauE/SafE family protein yields MISSDIVIIALAGFFSGIIKTGVGVGSGIFLLPTLALGFPAKLALGLGAPLLLASDAIGLRYYWKQWLPRTELARLFLAALPGLILGAVLLPLIPGGIFRIGVGVFGVFYALSLLWPQFPAAVLLRRLFGGLNARYAEEGAYIYGFLGGVSTVLAHAGGLVWSLYLITAARDRRIFVGTTIILFFVTNIYKTVSYVYIGIIGPDDLLKVIPAIPMIFLGSYLGNVINKRCNYILFRKIVLCFILFISVSLCI; encoded by the coding sequence ATGATCTCTTCCGACATTGTCATCATTGCTCTGGCCGGCTTTTTTTCAGGCATCATCAAAACCGGTGTGGGTGTGGGTTCCGGTATTTTCCTGCTGCCCACGCTGGCGCTGGGCTTCCCCGCCAAACTGGCTCTGGGCTTGGGCGCGCCGCTCCTGCTGGCTTCGGACGCCATCGGGCTACGCTATTACTGGAAGCAATGGCTGCCGCGAACCGAACTGGCACGGCTCTTTCTGGCCGCTCTGCCGGGCCTGATTCTGGGGGCTGTGCTGTTGCCCTTGATTCCGGGCGGGATCTTTCGCATCGGCGTGGGCGTCTTCGGCGTGTTTTACGCCCTCAGTCTGCTCTGGCCCCAATTTCCCGCCGCCGTTTTGCTGCGGCGGCTTTTCGGGGGACTCAACGCGCGTTACGCGGAGGAGGGCGCCTACATCTATGGTTTTCTGGGCGGCGTTTCCACCGTACTGGCCCATGCCGGCGGCCTGGTCTGGTCCCTGTACCTGATCACGGCCGCGCGTGACAGACGCATCTTTGTGGGTACCACAATTATTCTCTTCTTTGTCACCAACATTTATAAGACAGTTTCCTACGTATATATCGGCATCATCGGCCCGGACGACCTGCTGAAAGTCATCCCGGCCATTCCTATGATTTTTCTGGGGTCCTATCTCGGCAATGTGATCAACAAACGATGTAATTATATTTTATTCAGAAAAATAGTTCTCTGTTTTATCCTCTTCATCTCCGTATCGCTGTGCATCTGA
- a CDS encoding SLC13 family permease, with amino-acid sequence MEKCFLFLLVLCVSLLPETACAASAPPPQTINMPHVYIVFGVLLVAAVLFFTEWIPLAVTSILVPCALSTLGVITVKEAWISFGDTSILTIVGLFMLGEATFATGFAQRVATVIISKAGASETRLLVFAILLIAFMSAFLNNAGVTAITLPMLISIARKAHLSPSRILLPTAYAASFGGCISLVGQAPSMVANGILAKMAPEYGQFAFFEFAWYGLPLTLIGAVLFALFPRFLVPPAREDVAELKEIEIPDGGVHMWIAGGIYFLVIICMATGLVPLTSAAMLGAMLCILTRCMTLKQAQAGIDWTTVWLFAGMLSMSFAMNKSGAATLIAHFVVSYISDPLFLFCTLMAVTGILTNIMSNTATTAIMVPLVIPIALEMNLSPLPFVMGIAMNAAACFMTPIATPSNTLVLRPGNYTFFDYVRYGFFWQVIAYALSLLIIPRVWPFMP; translated from the coding sequence ATGGAAAAATGTTTTCTCTTTTTACTTGTTCTTTGTGTTTCTCTGCTTCCGGAAACGGCCTGCGCCGCCAGCGCGCCACCACCGCAAACCATCAACATGCCCCACGTCTATATTGTTTTCGGCGTGCTTCTCGTGGCTGCGGTGCTCTTTTTCACAGAATGGATTCCCTTGGCCGTGACCTCCATTCTGGTGCCCTGCGCGCTCTCCACCTTAGGGGTCATTACCGTCAAGGAGGCCTGGATCAGCTTCGGCGACACCAGCATTCTGACCATCGTGGGCCTGTTCATGCTGGGTGAGGCCACCTTCGCCACGGGCTTCGCCCAGCGCGTCGCGACCGTAATCATCAGCAAGGCCGGAGCCAGCGAAACCCGCCTGCTGGTCTTCGCCATTCTCCTCATCGCCTTCATGTCGGCCTTCCTGAACAACGCCGGCGTCACGGCCATCACCCTGCCCATGCTCATTTCCATTGCCCGCAAGGCACACCTTTCACCTTCGCGCATATTGTTGCCCACAGCCTACGCGGCTAGCTTCGGCGGCTGTATCTCGCTTGTGGGCCAGGCACCGTCCATGGTGGCCAACGGCATTCTGGCCAAAATGGCGCCGGAATACGGCCAGTTCGCCTTTTTTGAATTCGCTTGGTACGGCCTGCCCCTGACCCTGATCGGCGCCGTCCTTTTTGCGCTGTTCCCCCGCTTTTTGGTACCTCCGGCCCGCGAGGACGTAGCCGAACTCAAGGAAATCGAAATTCCCGACGGCGGCGTGCACATGTGGATCGCAGGCGGGATCTATTTTCTCGTCATCATCTGTATGGCCACGGGCCTGGTGCCGCTGACCTCCGCCGCCATGCTGGGAGCCATGCTCTGCATCCTGACCCGCTGCATGACCCTCAAACAGGCCCAGGCCGGCATCGACTGGACCACCGTCTGGCTGTTCGCGGGCATGCTGTCCATGAGCTTCGCCATGAACAAGTCCGGCGCGGCCACGCTGATAGCCCACTTCGTCGTCAGCTATATCTCCGACCCCCTGTTTCTGTTCTGCACCCTTATGGCGGTTACCGGCATACTGACCAATATCATGTCCAACACGGCCACCACGGCCATCATGGTGCCGCTGGTCATTCCCATCGCCCTGGAGATGAACCTCAGTCCCCTGCCCTTTGTCATGGGCATCGCCATGAACGCCGCCGCCTGCTTCATGACGCCCATCGCCACGCCGTCCAACACCCTGGTGCTGCGGCCCGGCAACTACACTTTCTTTGATTATGTGCGTTACGGCTTTTTCTGGCAGGTCATAGCCTATGCCCTTTCCCTGCTGATCATCCCGCGTGTCTGGCCCTTCATGCCCTGA
- a CDS encoding sigma-54-dependent Fis family transcriptional regulator, which yields MQERNDGSVCLGSPLLAAAQIIHRLSRLVPGNMDRSGLFSFLSKEFRTLFVYDRFSINLYDAEREFLNSFTSADGTVVEMFSNTRIAQNTVAWQAIQTRKPVVINDLTSLGWGGGASSLASAGLNATIALPLILNREVVGTLHVSFVRQPDNVVEILNFLLELCPVLTIFLFVVLTEERRARAKAAQQAALNSPGEDDADGTATRLVDRLLETQDMARVMSVARKVAKLHIPVLIIGETGTGKSMLARWLHRSSPRRAANFVKVNCPSLAPTLFESEMFGYAKGAFTGAYAKRIGRIEMAQSGTLFLDEIGELSPDMQSKLLQVMEENSFERVGEARSIGVDIRVLSATNIDLEKALVEGRLRRDLFYRLASVILRLPPLRQRKNDIPILVEYFISQFSRQWDLRPPRLSRGVLSDLCDHDWPGNIRELRNVISRLLLHSLDGAVTESFVRDALHEWEPSAETEAPAPASPEAVSAVEGRPLHAGAGSCSGPALPTLEENERAHILEALRLTGGRLSGPRGAAALLGVPRSTLQHRLRKLGITP from the coding sequence ATGCAGGAACGAAACGATGGCAGCGTCTGCTTGGGGAGCCCATTGCTGGCTGCGGCCCAGATTATTCACCGCCTGTCCAGGCTGGTTCCCGGCAATATGGACCGTAGCGGGCTTTTTTCCTTTCTTTCCAAAGAGTTTCGTACGCTTTTCGTTTATGATCGTTTCAGCATCAATCTTTATGACGCGGAGCGGGAATTTCTGAATTCCTTTACCTCGGCGGACGGTACCGTGGTGGAAATGTTCTCCAACACGCGCATCGCCCAGAATACCGTGGCCTGGCAGGCCATCCAGACCCGCAAGCCCGTAGTCATCAACGATCTGACTTCGCTGGGCTGGGGCGGCGGGGCCTCGTCTCTGGCCTCAGCCGGGCTCAACGCCACCATCGCCCTGCCTCTGATCCTGAACCGCGAAGTCGTCGGCACCCTGCACGTTTCCTTTGTGCGTCAGCCGGACAATGTGGTGGAGATTCTGAATTTTTTGTTGGAACTGTGTCCGGTATTGACGATTTTTTTGTTTGTGGTGCTCACCGAAGAGCGCCGGGCCAGGGCCAAGGCGGCGCAGCAGGCTGCCCTGAATTCGCCGGGTGAGGACGATGCGGACGGCACCGCCACTCGGCTGGTGGACCGCCTGCTGGAAACCCAGGACATGGCCCGGGTCATGTCCGTGGCGCGCAAGGTCGCCAAGCTGCATATTCCGGTGCTGATCATCGGCGAGACCGGCACGGGCAAGAGCATGCTGGCCCGCTGGCTGCACCGGAGCAGCCCCAGGCGGGCGGCCAATTTCGTCAAGGTGAACTGCCCGTCCCTGGCCCCGACCTTGTTTGAGAGCGAGATGTTCGGCTATGCCAAGGGCGCGTTCACCGGGGCCTACGCCAAGCGCATCGGCCGGATTGAAATGGCCCAGAGCGGAACCTTGTTTCTGGATGAAATCGGCGAGCTTTCGCCGGATATGCAGAGCAAGCTCCTGCAGGTCATGGAGGAGAACTCCTTTGAGCGGGTGGGCGAGGCGCGCTCCATCGGCGTGGATATCCGCGTGCTGTCCGCCACCAACATAGACCTGGAAAAGGCCCTGGTTGAAGGCCGCTTGCGGCGTGATCTCTTTTACCGCCTGGCCTCGGTCATCCTGCGTCTGCCGCCGTTGCGGCAACGAAAGAACGACATTCCCATTCTGGTTGAATACTTCATCAGCCAGTTTTCCCGGCAATGGGATCTGCGGCCGCCGCGCCTGTCCAGGGGGGTGCTGAGCGATCTCTGCGATCATGACTGGCCGGGCAATATCCGCGAATTGCGCAATGTGATCAGCCGCCTTTTGCTGCACTCCCTGGACGGGGCGGTGACCGAGAGCTTTGTGCGCGATGCCCTGCATGAGTGGGAGCCGTCGGCGGAGACGGAGGCGCCTGCCCCGGCCTCGCCGGAAGCCGTCTCGGCGGTGGAAGGCCGCCCGTTGCATGCGGGGGCCGGGTCATGTTCGGGTCCGGCCCTGCCCACTCTGGAAGAAAACGAGCGCGCCCATATTCTGGAGGCCTTGCGCCTGACCGGGGGGCGTTTGTCCGGACCGCGCGGTGCCGCCGCCCTGCTGGGCGTGCCCCGCTCCACCCTGCAACACAGGCTGCGCAAGCTGGGCATCACGCCGTAG
- the glmS gene encoding glutamine--fructose-6-phosphate transaminase (isomerizing) translates to MCGIIGYAGHRPAVPVVVEGLRRLEYRGYDSAGVAFVRQGALRVVRAKGKLAALEEKLAQEPVSTATCAMGHTRWATHGVPAERNAHPHLSNDASLALVHNGIIENYQEIKAELTAKGYVFHSETDTEVLVNLIAERRKSEPDLLHAFAAALREAHGAYAVCLMDRGEPETIYAARMSAPLIFGLGTGENFVASDIPAFLPYTRQVVFLEDGEVVRATATHYEILRLADLTPVEHEVQTIQWDMQAAQKGGYRHFMLKEIFEQPRVITDGLAGRINAGRDAALLPELDALPVPRRLHIVACGTSYHSGLWGRHLLEHWAGVPVQVEIASEFRYRDSLILDKEDMVLVISQSGETADTLAALRIARERGVAVLGLCNVVGSSIAREASAVIYTQAGPEISVASTKAMCSQMLTLALMALYWGGRQNALPQERRRELIGLLESLPALLESQLPGMHDKARELSRKYAQARNFFYLGRGHCFPLALEGALKLKELSYIHAEGYAAGEMKHGPIALIDPAFPTFALALDDALFPKVKSNIVEVQARQGKVIALTNPGLDLAVDDPWIIPALPAPLAGFMALPALQLFSYETADYLGKDVDQPRNLAKSVTVE, encoded by the coding sequence ATGTGCGGCATTATCGGATATGCGGGCCACCGGCCCGCCGTGCCCGTGGTGGTGGAGGGCCTGCGCCGTCTGGAATACCGGGGTTATGATTCGGCCGGCGTGGCCTTTGTGCGCCAGGGCGCTCTGCGCGTGGTGCGGGCCAAGGGCAAGCTGGCGGCCTTGGAGGAAAAGCTGGCCCAGGAGCCGGTTTCCACGGCCACCTGCGCCATGGGGCACACCCGCTGGGCCACGCACGGCGTGCCGGCGGAGCGCAACGCCCATCCCCATCTGAGCAACGATGCCTCTCTGGCCCTGGTGCACAACGGCATCATTGAAAACTACCAGGAAATCAAGGCCGAACTCACGGCCAAGGGCTATGTCTTCCACTCTGAAACCGACACCGAGGTGCTGGTCAATCTGATCGCCGAGCGTCGCAAAAGCGAGCCCGATCTGCTGCACGCCTTTGCGGCGGCCCTGCGTGAGGCCCACGGGGCCTATGCCGTCTGCCTCATGGATCGCGGCGAGCCGGAAACCATCTACGCCGCGCGCATGTCCGCGCCGTTGATTTTCGGCCTAGGCACGGGCGAAAATTTTGTGGCCTCGGACATCCCGGCCTTTCTGCCCTATACCCGGCAGGTGGTCTTTCTGGAGGACGGCGAGGTGGTGCGGGCCACGGCCACGCACTATGAAATCCTGCGTCTGGCGGACCTGACTCCGGTGGAGCATGAGGTGCAGACCATCCAGTGGGACATGCAGGCCGCGCAAAAGGGCGGCTACCGCCATTTCATGCTCAAGGAGATTTTCGAGCAGCCGCGCGTGATTACCGACGGCCTGGCGGGCCGGATCAACGCGGGCCGCGACGCGGCCCTGCTGCCTGAACTGGATGCGCTGCCCGTGCCGCGCCGCCTGCACATCGTGGCCTGCGGCACCTCCTATCATTCCGGGCTCTGGGGCCGCCATCTGCTGGAACACTGGGCCGGGGTGCCGGTGCAGGTGGAAATCGCCTCGGAATTCCGCTACCGCGACAGCCTGATTCTGGACAAAGAGGACATGGTTCTGGTCATCAGCCAGAGCGGCGAAACCGCCGACACCCTGGCGGCTCTGCGCATCGCGCGCGAGCGCGGCGTGGCCGTGCTGGGCCTTTGCAATGTGGTGGGCTCGTCCATCGCGCGCGAGGCTTCGGCCGTTATCTACACCCAGGCCGGGCCGGAAATCAGCGTGGCCTCCACCAAGGCCATGTGCAGCCAGATGCTCACTCTGGCCCTCATGGCCCTGTACTGGGGCGGGCGTCAAAATGCGCTGCCGCAGGAGCGGCGGCGTGAGCTCATCGGCCTGCTGGAATCCCTGCCCGCCCTGCTGGAATCCCAGTTGCCGGGCATGCACGACAAGGCCCGCGAGCTGTCGCGCAAATACGCCCAGGCTCGCAATTTCTTCTATCTCGGGCGGGGGCATTGCTTCCCCCTGGCCCTGGAAGGCGCCCTCAAGCTCAAGGAACTGTCCTACATCCACGCCGAAGGCTATGCCGCCGGTGAAATGAAGCACGGGCCCATCGCGCTTATTGACCCGGCCTTTCCCACCTTTGCCCTGGCCCTGGACGACGCGCTCTTCCCCAAGGTCAAATCCAATATCGTGGAAGTGCAGGCCCGCCAGGGCAAGGTCATCGCCCTGACCAATCCGGGGCTGGACCTGGCCGTGGACGACCCCTGGATCATCCCGGCTCTGCCCGCGCCTCTGGCCGGTTTCATGGCCCTGCCCGCGCTTCAGCTCTTCAGCTATGAAACCGCCGATTATCTGGGCAAGGATGTGGATCAGCCGCGTAACCTGGCCAAGAGCGTTACGGTGGAATAA
- a CDS encoding phospholipase D-like domain-containing protein, giving the protein MSRDAEERLVLILLETLGLLAVHILSWVAVCHALLTKRDPRSALGWTATALLLPILGPLLYALFGISRAESRADKIMRQQAALEPEYAHPPCPVRPPEQVPENIARMAHLGRRLTDQHLCGGNALRPLRNGDEAYPAMLEAIAAARNHVFLATYIFNAGKVGAAFTEALAAAAARGVDVRVLVDGIGTLYSWRKPWKKLAARGIRTALFLPPKLFPPNLSINLRNHRKVLVCDDIGFTGGMNISDDNLQSLRKSCVQDVHFRCLGPIVNQLRRAFLLNWGFSTGEYTPLPPSSTEPRGESRCRIVIDGPGSDADVLNDLFCGVINTARSSVRIMTPYFLPSHDLMSSLRSAGQRGVDVRVVLPAKNNLPYVHWATFRLLPALLSAGVRVWYQPPPFAHTKLLAVDGYYSQIGSANLDARSLRLNFELNMEVFNPAFHGLLAGHIDTIISRSREISLEDLKRQSLPVKLRNAACWIFSPYL; this is encoded by the coding sequence ATGTCCCGTGATGCCGAAGAGCGCCTTGTGCTGATACTGCTGGAAACTCTGGGCCTGCTGGCCGTCCACATCCTCTCCTGGGTGGCGGTCTGCCATGCGCTGCTGACCAAGCGAGACCCGCGCTCGGCCTTGGGCTGGACCGCCACGGCCCTGCTCCTGCCCATACTGGGGCCGTTGCTTTACGCACTTTTCGGCATCAGCCGGGCCGAGAGCCGGGCCGACAAGATCATGCGGCAGCAGGCCGCCCTGGAGCCCGAATACGCCCATCCGCCCTGCCCCGTGCGGCCGCCGGAACAGGTGCCTGAAAATATTGCCCGCATGGCGCACCTGGGCCGCCGCCTGACGGACCAGCACCTCTGCGGCGGCAATGCGCTCCGTCCGCTGCGCAACGGCGACGAGGCCTATCCGGCCATGCTTGAGGCCATCGCGGCGGCACGGAACCACGTTTTTCTGGCTACCTACATCTTCAATGCCGGCAAGGTGGGCGCGGCCTTTACCGAAGCCCTGGCCGCGGCGGCCGCGCGCGGCGTGGACGTGCGCGTGCTGGTGGACGGCATCGGCACGCTCTACTCCTGGCGCAAACCCTGGAAGAAGCTCGCCGCGCGGGGCATCAGAACCGCGCTTTTCCTGCCCCCCAAGCTCTTCCCTCCCAATCTGAGCATCAATCTGCGCAATCACCGCAAGGTGCTGGTCTGCGACGACATCGGCTTTACCGGCGGCATGAACATTTCCGACGACAATCTCCAGAGCCTGCGGAAAAGCTGCGTGCAGGATGTGCATTTCCGTTGTCTGGGGCCCATCGTCAATCAGCTGCGACGCGCCTTCCTGCTCAACTGGGGCTTTTCCACCGGCGAATACACGCCCCTGCCGCCCAGCTCCACCGAGCCCAGGGGCGAAAGCCGCTGCCGCATCGTCATCGACGGCCCCGGCTCGGACGCGGACGTGCTCAACGATCTTTTCTGCGGGGTCATCAACACGGCCCGGAGTTCAGTACGGATCATGACCCCGTACTTCCTGCCCTCGCACGACCTCATGTCCAGCCTGCGCTCGGCGGGCCAGCGCGGTGTGGACGTGCGCGTGGTGCTGCCCGCCAAAAACAATCTGCCGTATGTGCACTGGGCCACGTTCCGCCTGCTGCCGGCCCTGCTCAGCGCTGGGGTGCGGGTCTGGTACCAGCCGCCGCCCTTTGCCCATACCAAGCTGCTGGCCGTGGACGGCTATTACAGCCAGATCGGCTCGGCCAATCTGGACGCCCGCAGCCTGCGCCTGAACTTCGAACTGAATATGGAAGTCTTTAATCCCGCCTTCCACGGCCTGCTGGCCGGGCATATCGACACCATCATCAGCCGGAGCCGCGAAATCAGCCTTGAGGATCTGAAACGCCAATCCCTGCCGGTCAAGCTGCGCAACGCGGCCTGCTGGATTTTTTCGCCCTATCTGTAG
- a CDS encoding SurA N-terminal domain-containing protein, which produces MLDYIRSNAQSFGVKVAFGVIILVFVFWGVGSFNDRNSANVVAIVNGDPILVQQFEQAYRNAEESILRNNPGATREQLKEQHLGRQVLRDLIQQTLLAQEAARAGVSVTPLELRQAVGRIKSFQDAQGRFDPEAYTRVLAAQRISPAQYEKDMSDQLLREKIFTLVTAPVWVDPDEAQNRYNFLREKRVVDYLFIPAKNFSGEVKVTDQDVTAYYDAHKKDFAIPPKVDVAYVSVTPGGLVKPESVSEADARKWYEANKSRFEEPAQVKAAHILVPLAENAPADAEKKAREEVAKIQAELKSGKDFAAVADAHNGPNAAGPGGELGWIARGKTVKPFEDAAFALKAGQVSEPVRSPFGLHIIKVEDKKPGGLKTFKDAAQEVRQAMAQEQGADKLHDVLDSLIEDNILGKPLAESAARFGLKAEQSGLLSQSELEQKLGVTPAGASALIATATGAPVDTALEAGDKYLVARIIKAEPASTQPLDAVKSAIVAKLTAEKALKAAVESAAARRKELKDGPLPQPLKASLDIKTAPAMDRGGNLADFNPDEALAEAVFTAKPGTWLPSAYAVDGKSEGPGALLCRVDAVLPPDPQEWNTVRDLMANGVARERVDGLYQVFIQNLASKAKVEVLNTDIVDRVNL; this is translated from the coding sequence ATGCTCGATTATATCCGTTCCAACGCACAGTCTTTCGGCGTCAAAGTGGCTTTCGGCGTCATCATCCTGGTCTTCGTGTTCTGGGGAGTGGGCAGTTTCAACGACAGGAACTCCGCCAATGTGGTGGCCATCGTCAACGGCGATCCCATTCTGGTCCAGCAGTTTGAGCAGGCCTACCGCAATGCGGAGGAATCGATCCTGCGCAATAATCCCGGCGCTACCCGCGAGCAGCTCAAGGAGCAGCATCTGGGCCGCCAAGTGCTGCGCGATCTGATCCAACAAACCCTGCTGGCCCAGGAGGCCGCGCGCGCGGGCGTCAGTGTGACGCCGCTGGAACTGCGCCAGGCCGTGGGACGGATCAAATCCTTCCAGGATGCCCAGGGCCGCTTCGATCCCGAAGCCTACACGCGTGTGCTGGCCGCCCAGCGGATCAGCCCGGCCCAGTATGAGAAGGATATGAGCGATCAGCTGCTGCGCGAAAAGATTTTTACCCTGGTCACCGCGCCGGTCTGGGTGGACCCGGACGAAGCCCAAAACCGCTATAATTTCCTGCGGGAAAAACGGGTGGTGGACTATCTGTTCATTCCGGCCAAGAATTTTTCCGGCGAGGTCAAGGTCACGGATCAGGACGTGACGGCCTATTATGATGCCCACAAGAAAGATTTTGCCATTCCGCCCAAAGTGGACGTGGCCTATGTCAGCGTGACGCCCGGCGGGCTGGTCAAGCCCGAGAGCGTCAGCGAGGCGGATGCCCGGAAATGGTACGAGGCCAACAAGAGCCGTTTTGAAGAGCCCGCGCAGGTCAAGGCCGCGCACATTCTGGTGCCTCTGGCTGAAAACGCCCCGGCCGACGCGGAGAAAAAGGCCCGCGAAGAAGTGGCGAAAATCCAGGCCGAGCTCAAGAGCGGCAAGGATTTCGCGGCCGTGGCCGATGCCCATAACGGCCCCAATGCGGCCGGTCCCGGCGGCGAACTGGGCTGGATTGCCCGCGGCAAGACGGTAAAGCCTTTTGAAGACGCGGCCTTTGCCCTGAAGGCCGGGCAGGTGTCCGAGCCCGTGCGCAGTCCTTTCGGCCTGCACATCATCAAGGTGGAAGACAAGAAGCCCGGCGGCCTCAAGACCTTCAAGGACGCTGCCCAGGAAGTGCGCCAGGCCATGGCGCAGGAACAGGGCGCGGACAAGCTGCACGATGTGCTGGACAGCCTGATCGAAGACAATATTCTGGGCAAGCCGCTGGCCGAGAGCGCTGCCCGTTTCGGCCTCAAGGCGGAACAGAGCGGCCTGCTCAGCCAGAGCGAACTGGAGCAAAAGCTGGGCGTAACTCCGGCCGGAGCCTCCGCTCTTATCGCCACCGCTACGGGCGCGCCCGTGGACACGGCCCTGGAGGCCGGGGACAAATATCTGGTGGCCCGGATCATCAAGGCTGAACCCGCGTCCACCCAGCCGCTCGACGCGGTGAAGAGCGCCATTGTGGCCAAGCTGACCGCCGAAAAGGCCCTCAAGGCCGCCGTGGAAAGCGCCGCGGCCCGTCGCAAGGAATTGAAGGACGGTCCCCTGCCCCAGCCCCTGAAGGCGAGCCTGGACATCAAGACCGCCCCGGCCATGGATCGTGGCGGGAATCTGGCGGATTTCAACCCCGATGAGGCTCTGGCCGAAGCCGTCTTTACCGCCAAGCCCGGAACCTGGCTGCCATCGGCCTATGCCGTGGACGGCAAAAGCGAAGGTCCGGGCGCACTGCTCTGCCGCGTGGACGCCGTGCTGCCGCCCGATCCGCAGGAGTGGAATACCGTGCGCGACCTGATGGCCAACGGCGTGGCCCGCGAACGGGTGGACGGTCTGTATCAGGTCTTCATCCAGAACCTTGCCTCCAAGGCCAAGGTGGAAGTGCTGAATACGGATATTGTGGATCGCGTCAATCTGTAG
- a CDS encoding universal stress protein, whose protein sequence is MYKKVLLPVSGKKHGERAHQALKHALGLCSGEIILLHVTEPLSQIVGGEAHTELKREEAAKGLTLLCPLIEILEKDGVSFHTRVEEGTPAETIVRVADEENADLIVMFTDGRDGLGDLLIGSITERVLRNTDTPLLAVRH, encoded by the coding sequence ATGTACAAAAAAGTTCTTCTGCCGGTGAGCGGCAAAAAACACGGCGAACGCGCCCATCAGGCTCTTAAACATGCCTTGGGTCTCTGCTCCGGCGAGATCATCCTGCTGCACGTCACTGAGCCGCTGTCGCAGATCGTGGGCGGCGAAGCCCATACCGAACTGAAGCGCGAGGAAGCCGCCAAAGGCCTGACTCTGCTCTGCCCGCTTATCGAAATTCTGGAAAAAGACGGCGTCAGCTTTCACACCCGCGTGGAAGAGGGCACCCCGGCGGAAACCATTGTACGCGTGGCTGATGAGGAAAACGCGGATCTGATCGTCATGTTCACCGACGGACGCGACGGCCTCGGCGATCTGCTGATCGGTTCCATCACCGAGCGCGTGCTGCGCAATACAGATACCCCTCTGCTGGCCGTGCGCCACTAG